The following DNA comes from Janthinobacterium sp. TB1-E2.
GGCTCCCGAGCTGCGGCGCGAGCTGCTGTTCGACCTCGTCAGCAATGAAGGCATCCGCATCTTCTCGCTGGAAGAGGACGACCGCATCGAGCCGCCGCCAGACAATTACCTGATGCCCGACATCGAGGCGCTGGTGAAGGCCAAGCTGGGCAAGGACACGCGCTTTTCCGCGCGCGTCAACGGCGTGGCCGGCTTCTGGGTCAGCTTCAAGATCGACGACGACGAATACTGGCTGATGCTGGACCGCGAACGCCTGCGCGGCCTGACGGGCTTCCAGTGGCTGGGTTGGGCCAGCCTGGTGTCCCTGCTGTCCCTGCTGGGTGCGGCCATCATTTCCAGCCTGATCAATCTGCCGCTGTCGCGTTTGACGGCGGCCGCGCGCGACATCGCCAAGGGCAAGCAGCCGGCGCCGCTGCCGGAAAAGGGCCCGATCGAAATCATCGAGGCGAACCGCAGCTTCAACCAGATGGTCGATGATCTGAAACAGGTGGAATCGGACCGCGCCGTGATTCTGGCCGGCATTTCGCACGACTTGCGCACGCCGCTGGCGCGCATGCAGCTGGAAGTGGAAATGGCCAATCTGTCGGACGAGGCGCGCGAAGGCATCCAGTCCGATATCGGGCAAATGGACGCCATCATCGGCCAGTTCCTCGACTATGCCAAGCCGACGGAAGCGTCGAGTTTTACGGACGTCGACCTCAGCGGCTTGCTCAACGACATGACGCGCGAAGCGATGCGCCTGCCGGACGTGAAGATCAACGCCACCATCGCCGATGGCGCACATGCGATGGGTAACCCCACCGACTTGCGCCGCGTGCTGAACAACCTGATCGAGAATGCGCGCCGCTATGGCAAGACGCCGAGCAGCGAGATGACGGAAATCGACATCGCCTGCCACGTACGTACCAGCCACGGCGCAAAAAAGGTGATCATCGAGGTGCAGGACCACGGCACGGGCGTGCCGGCGGAAAAGATCGAGCAGCTGATGAAACCGTTCACCCGCCTCGACACGGCGCGCGGGCAGGCCAACGGCGCCGGCCTGGGCCTGGCCATCGTCGACCGCGTGCTGCTGCGCCACGGCGCCGAATTACAGGTGCGCAACCGCGAAGGCGGCGGCCTGGCGTTTCAGATCAGCTTGCCAGCGGCGTAAAAATAATCGCGCCAGCGGTGCAGGCGAGGTAGGTCGGATTAGCGGGAACCGCGTAATCCGACCTACACTGCGCCAACATCACCGCCACCCAGCAGCAATCAAGCCGACGCCTGCTCCTGCGCCAGCAATTTACTCATCAACAATTCCGTCGCCCCGTAGCCGTACAGGGAATCGCTTTCCATGCCCGGCGTATCGAAGGGGATCGATTCCTCGCGGTTCAGCTTGGCAGGATCGGCGTCCGCATAGCTGGCGCGCCAGGCGCGCTGCAAGGATTCGTTGCGGCGGATAAAGGCCGGCATGGGCCAGTCGTCACGATTCCAGTGGGGACTGTCGCCCAGCAGGGGCC
Coding sequences within:
- a CDS encoding sensor histidine kinase yields the protein MMKLVPDISLARLKSGLFWRTFLLLGTLTTVSMITWIGMISVIQREPQAQQISAQIISVVTITHAALTHSAPELRRELLFDLVSNEGIRIFSLEEDDRIEPPPDNYLMPDIEALVKAKLGKDTRFSARVNGVAGFWVSFKIDDDEYWLMLDRERLRGLTGFQWLGWASLVSLLSLLGAAIISSLINLPLSRLTAAARDIAKGKQPAPLPEKGPIEIIEANRSFNQMVDDLKQVESDRAVILAGISHDLRTPLARMQLEVEMANLSDEAREGIQSDIGQMDAIIGQFLDYAKPTEASSFTDVDLSGLLNDMTREAMRLPDVKINATIADGAHAMGNPTDLRRVLNNLIENARRYGKTPSSEMTEIDIACHVRTSHGAKKVIIEVQDHGTGVPAEKIEQLMKPFTRLDTARGQANGAGLGLAIVDRVLLRHGAELQVRNREGGGLAFQISLPAA
- a CDS encoding Imm26 family immunity protein; amino-acid sequence: MKSLPYREGSWFAVPLPGGGYAVGVVARRAPAGRIMLAYMFGPKRDSLPTLDELEGLRPEQAVRRLRTGDMALLNERWPLLGDSPHWNRDDWPMPAFIRRNESLQRAWRASYADADPAKLNREESIPFDTPGMESDSLYGYGATELLMSKLLAQEQASA